The Gordonia iterans DNA window CGGCAAGCCGGTTGCTCGGCAGGTCCGGGTACAGGTGGTGCTCGATCTGGTAGCAGAGGTTGCCGCTCATGAACGCCATCGCCGGACCGGCCTCGAAGTTGGCGGTGCCGAGCATCTGGCGCAGGTACCACTGACCCGGCGTCTCGTCCTCGAGGGTGTCGACGGTGAACTTCTCGGCGCCGTCCGGGAAGTGGCCGCAGAAGATCACCACGTAGGCCCACAGGTTCCGCACCAGGTTCGCGGTGAGGTTCGCGGTGAGCGTGTGCTTGAAATTCGGACCGGTCAGCGCCGGGAAGAGGACGTAGTCTTTGCCGAGCTGCCGCACCGTCTTGGCCGCGAAGACCTTCGCCTTGGGCAGCGCCTCCTCCATCGGCTGGGTGCCCCGGAGCGCGCCTCCGAGGTCCAGGTCGTGGAGCGCGATACCCCACTCGAAAGTCGCGGCCAGAAACAGGTTGGAGATCGGCTGAAACAGCCGCTTCGGCTCCCACGGCTCGTCCCGGGTCACCCGCAGCACCTTGTAGCCGACGTCGTGATCCATCCCGATCACGTTGGTGTACTTGTGGTGGATGTAGTTGTGCGAGTGCTTCCAGTGCGGGGACGCGCACACCATGTCCCACTCCCACGACGTGGAGTGGATCTCCGGGTCGTTCATCCAGTCCCACTGCCCGTGCATCACGTTGTGCCCGAGCTCCATGTTCTCGATGATCTTGGCCAGCGAGAGCGCCGCGGTGCCGGCCAGCCACAGCGATCGGCGATGGCTTCCGAAGAGGGCCAGCCGCCCGGCGACCTCCAGGGCTCGCTGCGCCAGGATGGTGCGGCGCAGGTAGCGCACGTCGCGCTCGCCCAGATCCGCCTCGACCCGACGGCGCAGCGCATCCAGCTCGGCGCCGAGGGCCTCGACGTCCGCATCACTGAGATGCGCGTATTCGTTGATATCTGAGATCGCCATTGTCGCTCATTATGCCCGTCTGGACCCCGGGGTGCGAGACGTCCGTCGACCGTCCGTCTCAACCCGCTGGTCAGGCCGCCGGGCGCTCCCCTTGGGACATCGGCAAGTGGGCGATGCCGCGACGACGCTCCCGCCGCCGGACCAGCGCCGACTTGAGGCCGCGGCGGCGGCCGGTGCGCGGGTCGACGGTGGGCGTCAGGTGCTCGTTCGGGTCACGCTTGAAGCGCATCTCCGAGGCGGTCTCCGGGGCGTCGTCGGCGGTGGCCCGCAGGTACTTGTCCGGCAGCGACAGCTTGGCGATGGTGCGCCAGGACTTCGCGTACTGCACCGGGAACGAGCCGGTGGTGTACGGGAGGTCGTACTCGTCGCAGATCGCCTGCACGCGCACCGCGATCTCGGCCAGCCGGTTGCTCGGCAGGTCCGGGAAGAGGTGATGCTCGATCTGATAGCTGAGGTTGCCGCTCATGAAGGCCAGCGCCGGACCGGACCGGAAGTTCGCGCTGCCGAGCATCTGCCGCAGGTACCACTGGCCGCGGGTCTCATCCTCCATGTCGCGCTTGGTGAACTTCTCCGCGCCGTCGGGGAAGTGGCCGCAGAAGATCACCGCGTTGGTCCAGATGTTGCGGATCACGTTCGCCATCACGTTGGCGGTGAACGCCTTCCGGAACCCCTTCCGCGAACGGGTCGCCCCGCCGACCAGCGTCGGGTAGACGACGTAGTCCTTGACGGCCTGCCGACCGATCTTGGCACCGGTGTCGCGCAGATCCTTCTTGAACTGGAGCTTGTCTCCTTCGGTCTTGCGCTTCTTGCCCAACTCCAGGTGCTGAGCGGCGACGCCGTACTCGAAGCCGAGCATCAGGAGGGTGTTGAACACCAGGTTGCCCAGGTAGAAGGGACGCCAACGCTGGTCGCGGGTCACGCGGATCAGGCCGTACCCCACGTCGTCGTCCATGCCGAGGACGTTGGTGTACTTGTGATGGATGAAGTTGTGCTGGTGCTTCCAGTGCGCGCTCGGCCCGGCGTTGTCCCACTCCCACGACGTCGAGTGGACCTCGGGATCGTTCATCCAGTCCCACTGCCCGTGCATCACGTTGTGTCCGAGTTCCATGTTCTCGACGATCTTGGCGACGCCGAGCGCGCCGGCGCCCGCCCACCAGAGGGACCGCCGCTGCGAGCCGAAGATCAGTGCGCGCCCGGTCAGCTCCATGCCGCGCTGGAAGCGGACGGTGTTGCGCAGGTAGCGGGCGTCCCGCTCGCCGCGATCAGCCTCGATGTCGGCGCGGATCTGATCGAGCTTGGCCGCGATCTCCTCGACGTCCTGGTCGGTCAGATGCGCGTACTCGGGGATGTCCTTGATCGCCACGAATGCTCCTCACTTACGATTCCGTAACTTACGCTAGCGTAGGTTACGAGTCCGTAGGTTGTCCACCCCCGGAGCCGCTGAACCGGACGCGGGCACTCGCCTCAGACGTCGAGGGTGCAGTCCCCGGCGGCGGCGCAGACACAGGTCTGAATCCGCTCCCCCTCGACGTGCTCGACACCGGTCCGCAGATCGCGCACGCAGCCCTTGTCGAGCATCACCACGCAGGTCTGGCAGATGCCCATCCGGCAGCCGTAGGCCATCTGTACACCGGCCTGTTCGCCGGCCTCCAGCAACGTGGTGGCGCCGTCGACCGTGATCTTCTTGTCGCGCGTACCGAAGGTCACGGTGCCACCCTGCGCACCGTGCGCGCCGCGCTCGAGGGCGAAGCGCTCGATGTGCAGGGAGTCGCCGGCCCCGGCGCCCTCGTAGGCCACGGTGAGCATGTCCAGGAAGCCGCCCGGCCCGCACGCCCACGCCTGTCGCTCCGCCCAGTCCGGGCACAGCTCGGTCAGCGCCTCCGGGGTGAGCCGGCCGCTGTCGCGGGTCAGCCACAGTTTCAGCGTCACCACGCCGTCGTCGTCGAGCGCCTGCAGCTCGTCGCGGAAGAGCACGGCGTCTTCGGCGGGCGCCGAGTGCACCAGCACTACATCCGAGCGCCGGCCGCGCCGCTTCATCGTCCGCAGCATCGACATGATCGGGGTGATCCCACTGCCCGCCGTCACCAGCAGCAACTTCTCCGGCAGGGGTTCGGGCAGCACGAACTCACCGGCCGGGGCGGCCAGCCGCACCACGGTCCCCCGCGCCAGCCCCTTCACCAGGTGCGACGAGAGGAAGCCTTCGGGAAGGGCCTTGACCGTGACGGCGACGGTCTTGTCTCCGCGCGAGGTGTCCGGATCGCTGGTCAGCGAGTAACTGCGCCACGTCCAGCGACCGCCCACCGGGATGCCGATGCCGACGTACTGCCCGGAGCGATAGTCGAAGGAGAAGCCCCAGCCCGGCTTGATGACGATGGTCGCCGAGTCCTCGGTCTCGGGCTTCACGGCCACCACTTTGCCGCGCAGCTCCCGCGCCGACCACAGCGGATTCACCAGGTGCAGGTAGTCGTCGGGCAGCAACGGGGTGGTGACCCGGGTCGCCGCGGCGCGCAGCCACGCCGCCCTCGTGCTGTTCGCCGCCGCTGCGCGCGCCGGCGCCTCGAAACGTTCCCGCCACGAACCCATCGCGGGTCTCCTCTCACGCATCGACCGCCTCGGTCCACACTACCTACGGAACCGTAACCTACGGCATCGTAGGGGAACAAAACGCGCGACGCCGCCGCGGGCGCCGTCGCTCAGAGCAGTTCCAGCAGGAAGGGCAGTTCCTGCGTCGCGTACCACCCTAAATCGTGATCCTCGGCGTCGCCCAGCGCGAGCTCGGCATCCTCGTCGCCGAGGTCGGCCGCATCGACGCAGGCGGCGGCCGTTCGCACTGCGGGTTCGGCCTCGGCACCGTCGACGTGCACGGCGACCACCTGATCCATCGCGACCGGTCCGGAAACCTTCACCACCGCGTCGTCCAGGTCCGGTCGCGGTGTCGCTTCGGGCACCTCGGCGACCACCACCACCCGACGCACCGGCAGGGCCTGCCCGCCGTCGACGACGGCGCTGGGCGTGCTCTCCAGGCCGTCCGCGGCCAGCAGCCGCAGCGACGCCCGCGCCGCCTCGCGCAACGCCACCTCCGAGAGCTCTTCGTCGTCGCCGGCCGTGTAGGCCTCCCGCAAGCCCGGAGTCAGCGCGAAACCGGTACCGCCCAGCGGCATCCACCTGCCGTCGTCGACCAGTCGCTGGACCCCGGCGAGGGTCGCGGGCAGATACACCCTCATGAATCGGCACCTCCGTCGTCGTGCGGCCGGCCCGTCGCCGGCCGCTGCGGGAAGCCGCCGGTGCGCAGCTCCTCGATCGAATCGCGCACATACCCGGCCATCGCCGGGAGATCACCGACCACGTTCCGGTCGGCCAGGAAGGCGAACTCGACGTCGTCGCGGTATTCGTTGACGCTGATCGCCAGCGCGCGCTGCCCGCTGAGCGACGGCACCGTGTACAGGGACACCACCGGGACACCGACCACGTAGCGCTCGGCGATGCGCCGCCCACCCATGCTGATCGGTACGTTGTACGAACGCTGGAAGAGGCTGTTGAACACGCGGGTCGAGAGATCGGCCAGCGGGACCACGCCCAGTTCCGGGAGCATCGGGCGCAATCCCGGGGTCAACCGGCGCGGCGACTGGGAATAGCGGTCGGCCAGTCCGGCCACCTGCATCAGGCGCACCGCCGGCGCGTCCTCGCCGACCGGCAGATCGGTGACGAACTCGGCGCGCCCCACGCAGATCCAGCCACCCTCGCCGCCGCTGTCGGCCACCGGTTCGCGGGCGCCGAGCGGCAGCACCGCGCGCACCGTCTCGCCGTGCCCGATCGAATCCTTCACCGAGAGGGTCCAGCGGCGCATGACCCCGGTGATGATGCCCAGCACGACGTCGTTGAAGCTGCACTCGAAGCGCTCGGCGATCGTCAGGCACTCCGCACGCGAGACCGACGCGAAGGTGAACAGCCGCGCCGAGGTGGCGCCGGAGTTCAGCGGGCTGTCTGGCGCGGTGTTCACCAGCTGTTGCACGGTGCTGCCCACGAAGCGCGCCGACCGGTCCGCCAGGGTCAGCAGATCCGCGATCGGACCGCTCCCCCGGAAGATCGAATCGACCAGTTCGCCGGGCCGCGCCATCGCCTCGGTGAGCGCCCCGATGGTCACGCTCCGGCGACCCGGGCGGGCTCCCGGCATCCAGAGCGCGTCCGGCAGTCGCGGTGACTCCGGGGTCTCGTCGGTGATCACCTCGCTGATCTCGCACCGATCCCCGCCGAGCAGACACCGGTGCGTCTTGGTGAGGATCGCCAGCCGACCGCCCGACAGGCCCTCGATCAGATACATCTCCCACAGCGGCCGGTCGCGGTCCAGGGGCCGCGAGATCACCCGGGCGACCAGTTCCTGCAGCTGATCGTCACCGCCCGGTTGCGGCAGCGCCGAGAGCCGGATGTGAAAAGTGATGTCGAAATCGGGGTCGTCCACCCACAGCGGACGGGCCAGCCCGAGCGTGACCTCGGTGACCACCTGGCGATAGCGGGGCAACCGCTGCAGCCGATTCTCCACCGTCGCCGTCAGCCGCGAATAGTCCAGACGCGGCTGGCCCGTCGGGGCCTGGGCCGGATCCAGAATCAGCAGGGTGCCCAGATGAGTCGTCCTGCCCGACCCGTCCAGGAAGTAGTACATCGCGTCGTCCGGCGACAATCGATTCACCATGGTGAGTCGATGATAGTTCCGGCGGCGCGCGGACGCGCAGATCGGGCCGGACTCCGCACCACCGGGCACCGCGGCGGCCACGGATGGTGCCCCAGGCGCGCGGCCGGCGCCCGGATCACAGGATCGCGAACTCGGCGATCACCCAGCGCTCGGCGCCTCGCCGGGTCCGGCGTTCCAGCCTCCCCGCGCACGCCCGCACCCGCGGCCCGCGCTCGAAGGAGCCGAAGAACTCGGCCGACGACGCCGACCGGAGTTGCACGTGCACTCGCAGCAGTCGCGCGCATTCGGCGGCCTCGGCGGCGACGCCGCGCTGCAGCATCGCACCGATCTGCGTCAGCACCGTCTCGTCGACGTCTCCGGCCAGCAGGCCGCGCGGCCGCCGTCCGTCGAGCACCTCGAGCGTGCGGGCCAGCGCGACGACCGC harbors:
- a CDS encoding fatty acid desaturase family protein; this translates as MAISDINEYAHLSDADVEALGAELDALRRRVEADLGERDVRYLRRTILAQRALEVAGRLALFGSHRRSLWLAGTAALSLAKIIENMELGHNVMHGQWDWMNDPEIHSTSWEWDMVCASPHWKHSHNYIHHKYTNVIGMDHDVGYKVLRVTRDEPWEPKRLFQPISNLFLAATFEWGIALHDLDLGGALRGTQPMEEALPKAKVFAAKTVRQLGKDYVLFPALTGPNFKHTLTANLTANLVRNLWAYVVIFCGHFPDGAEKFTVDTLEDETPGQWYLRQMLGTANFEAGPAMAFMSGNLCYQIEHHLYPDLPSNRLAEVSVSVQELCEKYDLPYNTDTITVQYLRTLRTINKLALPDRFLKATSDDAPETASERRFDALSPRAPGLRSALSRLKERRMIARGRRRRR
- a CDS encoding fatty acid desaturase family protein; the protein is MAIKDIPEYAHLTDQDVEEIAAKLDQIRADIEADRGERDARYLRNTVRFQRGMELTGRALIFGSQRRSLWWAGAGALGVAKIVENMELGHNVMHGQWDWMNDPEVHSTSWEWDNAGPSAHWKHQHNFIHHKYTNVLGMDDDVGYGLIRVTRDQRWRPFYLGNLVFNTLLMLGFEYGVAAQHLELGKKRKTEGDKLQFKKDLRDTGAKIGRQAVKDYVVYPTLVGGATRSRKGFRKAFTANVMANVIRNIWTNAVIFCGHFPDGAEKFTKRDMEDETRGQWYLRQMLGSANFRSGPALAFMSGNLSYQIEHHLFPDLPSNRLAEIAVRVQAICDEYDLPYTTGSFPVQYAKSWRTIAKLSLPDKYLRATADDAPETASEMRFKRDPNEHLTPTVDPRTGRRRGLKSALVRRRERRRGIAHLPMSQGERPAA
- a CDS encoding ferredoxin reductase — translated: MGSWRERFEAPARAAAANSTRAAWLRAAATRVTTPLLPDDYLHLVNPLWSARELRGKVVAVKPETEDSATIVIKPGWGFSFDYRSGQYVGIGIPVGGRWTWRSYSLTSDPDTSRGDKTVAVTVKALPEGFLSSHLVKGLARGTVVRLAAPAGEFVLPEPLPEKLLLVTAGSGITPIMSMLRTMKRRGRRSDVVLVHSAPAEDAVLFRDELQALDDDGVVTLKLWLTRDSGRLTPEALTELCPDWAERQAWACGPGGFLDMLTVAYEGAGAGDSLHIERFALERGAHGAQGGTVTFGTRDKKITVDGATTLLEAGEQAGVQMAYGCRMGICQTCVVMLDKGCVRDLRTGVEHVEGERIQTCVCAAAGDCTLDV
- a CDS encoding DUF6912 family protein; this translates as MRVYLPATLAGVQRLVDDGRWMPLGGTGFALTPGLREAYTAGDDEELSEVALREAARASLRLLAADGLESTPSAVVDGGQALPVRRVVVVAEVPEATPRPDLDDAVVKVSGPVAMDQVVAVHVDGAEAEPAVRTAAACVDAADLGDEDAELALGDAEDHDLGWYATQELPFLLELL
- a CDS encoding wax ester/triacylglycerol synthase domain-containing protein, whose protein sequence is MVNRLSPDDAMYYFLDGSGRTTHLGTLLILDPAQAPTGQPRLDYSRLTATVENRLQRLPRYRQVVTEVTLGLARPLWVDDPDFDITFHIRLSALPQPGGDDQLQELVARVISRPLDRDRPLWEMYLIEGLSGGRLAILTKTHRCLLGGDRCEISEVITDETPESPRLPDALWMPGARPGRRSVTIGALTEAMARPGELVDSIFRGSGPIADLLTLADRSARFVGSTVQQLVNTAPDSPLNSGATSARLFTFASVSRAECLTIAERFECSFNDVVLGIITGVMRRWTLSVKDSIGHGETVRAVLPLGAREPVADSGGEGGWICVGRAEFVTDLPVGEDAPAVRLMQVAGLADRYSQSPRRLTPGLRPMLPELGVVPLADLSTRVFNSLFQRSYNVPISMGGRRIAERYVVGVPVVSLYTVPSLSGQRALAISVNEYRDDVEFAFLADRNVVGDLPAMAGYVRDSIEELRTGGFPQRPATGRPHDDGGADS
- a CDS encoding Rv3235 family protein; translation: MRGTLLELQPEAPPDTGALPTVGAPPDIASPPGVQTATAARACAVVALARTLEVLDGRRPRGLLAGDVDETVLTQIGAMLQRGVAAEAAECARLLRVHVQLRSASSAEFFGSFERGPRVRACAGRLERRTRRGAERWVIAEFAIL